A portion of the Pedobacter cryoconitis genome contains these proteins:
- a CDS encoding DNA-directed RNA polymerase subunit alpha, with protein sequence MAILAFQKPDKVIMQKSTDFDGIFEFRPLEPGFGVTIGNALRRILLSSLEGYAITSIRFSGVSHEFSTMKGVVEDLTEIILNLKQVRFKKAGDSGESEKVFIVVNGQDQFLAGDITKFSNNFEVLNPEFVICNMEKSVTLEVELTINKGRGYVPAEENKINDAVVGVIAIDSIFTPMKNVKYTIENYRVEQKTDYEKLILDISTDGSIHPEEALKEAAKILIQHFMLFSDENLVLESQAKEETKEVDEEILHMRKILKTELVDLDLSVRALNCLKAADIRTLADLVSYDVADMLKFRNFGKKSLTEIQELVKSKSLSFGMNLGKYKLDEE encoded by the coding sequence ATGGCAATTTTAGCATTTCAGAAACCCGATAAGGTCATCATGCAGAAATCAACGGATTTCGATGGTATATTTGAATTTCGTCCTTTAGAACCCGGTTTCGGTGTAACAATTGGTAATGCCTTAAGAAGAATTTTACTTTCTTCTTTAGAGGGGTATGCCATTACAAGTATTCGTTTTTCTGGCGTATCACATGAATTTTCTACAATGAAAGGTGTTGTAGAAGATTTAACTGAAATTATCCTTAATTTGAAACAAGTTCGTTTTAAAAAAGCTGGTGATTCAGGTGAATCTGAAAAAGTCTTTATTGTAGTTAATGGCCAGGATCAATTTCTAGCAGGCGATATAACTAAGTTCTCTAACAACTTTGAAGTCCTTAATCCGGAATTCGTAATTTGTAATATGGAGAAATCGGTTACTTTAGAGGTAGAATTAACTATCAATAAAGGACGTGGTTATGTTCCGGCTGAAGAAAATAAAATTAATGATGCTGTAGTTGGTGTAATCGCGATTGATTCGATCTTTACGCCAATGAAAAATGTAAAATACACGATTGAAAATTATCGTGTTGAACAAAAAACAGATTATGAAAAATTAATTTTAGATATTTCTACTGATGGATCTATTCATCCTGAAGAAGCATTAAAAGAAGCAGCTAAAATTCTAATTCAGCATTTCATGTTGTTCTCTGATGAGAACTTAGTATTAGAGTCTCAGGCTAAAGAAGAAACTAAAGAAGTTGATGAGGAAATTTTACATATGCGTAAAATCCTTAAAACTGAATTAGTTGATCTTGATTTATCAGTTCGTGCATTAAACTGCTTAAAAGCAGCGGATATCCGTACATTGGCTGATTTAGTTTCTTATGATGTAGCTGATATGTTAAAATTCAGAAACTTCGGTAAGAAATCATTAACTGAAATCCAGGAATTAGTAAAATCTAAAAGCTTATCATTCGGTATGAATTTAGGTAAATACAAACTGGACGAAGAATAA
- the rpsD gene encoding 30S ribosomal protein S4 yields MARYTGPKSKIARKFREPIFGPDKVLDRKNYPPGQHGASKRRGKQSEYSVQLMEKQKVKYTYGVLERQFRNLFTKASSRQGITGDNLLQLLEARLDNTVYRLGIATTRSAARQLVSHKHVTVNGEVVNIPSYQLKAGDVIAVREKSKTLESITNSVAGRVINKFNWLDWNASELSGKFLTYPNRDEIPENIKENLIIELYSK; encoded by the coding sequence ATGGCAAGATATACAGGACCAAAATCCAAAATCGCGCGTAAATTCAGAGAACCAATTTTTGGTCCTGATAAAGTATTAGATAGAAAAAACTATCCTCCTGGACAGCACGGTGCGTCTAAAAGAAGAGGTAAACAGTCTGAATATTCAGTACAGTTAATGGAGAAACAAAAAGTTAAATATACTTATGGTGTATTAGAACGTCAGTTCCGTAACTTGTTTACTAAAGCATCTTCCCGTCAGGGCATCACAGGTGATAACTTATTACAATTATTAGAAGCTCGTTTAGATAATACAGTTTATAGATTAGGTATTGCAACTACTCGTTCTGCTGCTCGTCAGTTAGTTAGCCATAAACACGTAACAGTGAACGGTGAAGTAGTAAATATCCCTTCTTATCAATTGAAAGCTGGTGACGTTATTGCAGTTCGTGAGAAATCTAAAACTCTTGAAAGCATCACTAATTCAGTAGCAGGAAGAGTAATCAATAAGTTTAATTGGTTAGATTGGAATGCATCGGAATTAAGCGGTAAGTTCTTAACTTATCCGAATCGCGACGAGATTCCAGAAAATATCAAAGAAAACCTTATTATAGAGTTGTACTCTAAGTAA
- the rpsK gene encoding 30S ribosomal protein S11, translated as MAKSKKVTKKRIVVIEPVGQAHINATFNNIIVTLTNNNGQTISWSSAGKMGFKGSKKNTPYAAGQAASDCGKVAFDLGLRKVEVFVKGPGSGRESAIRTLQISGIEVTSIKDITPLPHNGCRPPKKRRV; from the coding sequence ATGGCTAAGAGTAAAAAAGTAACCAAAAAGCGTATTGTTGTTATTGAACCAGTAGGTCAAGCACATATCAATGCGACTTTTAATAATATCATTGTTACCCTGACAAATAATAACGGTCAAACTATTTCATGGTCTTCAGCTGGTAAAATGGGCTTCAAGGGTTCTAAAAAGAACACTCCATACGCTGCCGGACAAGCTGCATCTGATTGTGGTAAAGTAGCTTTTGATTTAGGTCTGCGTAAAGTAGAAGTATTTGTTAAAGGTCCAGGTTCAGGTCGTGAGTCTGCAATTAGAACATTGCAAATCTCTGGTATCGAAGTAACCTCAATCAAAGATATTACACCGCTTCCACACAATGGATGTCGTCCTCCTAAGAAGAGAAGAGTTTAA
- the rpsM gene encoding 30S ribosomal protein S13 — MARISGIDLPRNKRGEIGLTYIFGVGRSTAQRILTEAGIDFSKKVQDWSDEELSAIRTIINDGIKVEGALRSEVQLNIKRLMDIGCYRGLRHRKGLPVRGQRTKNNSRTRKGKRKTVANKKKATK; from the coding sequence ATGGCAAGGATATCAGGTATAGATTTACCAAGAAACAAAAGAGGCGAAATTGGACTAACTTACATCTTTGGTGTAGGCAGATCAACTGCTCAGCGTATATTAACTGAGGCAGGTATCGATTTTAGCAAAAAAGTACAAGACTGGTCTGATGAAGAGTTATCAGCGATACGTACAATCATTAACGACGGAATTAAAGTAGAAGGTGCTTTACGTTCTGAAGTTCAGTTAAACATTAAACGTTTAATGGATATTGGTTGTTACCGCGGATTACGTCACAGAAAAGGTTTACCGGTACGTGGACAACGTACTAAGAACAATTCTCGTACTCGTAAAGGCAAGAGAAAAACAGTTGCTAACAAGAAAAAAGCTACTAAATAA
- the rpmJ gene encoding 50S ribosomal protein L36 — MKVRSSIKKRSADCKIIRRKGKLYVINKKNPKYKQRQG; from the coding sequence ATGAAAGTTAGGTCATCAATTAAAAAACGCAGCGCTGATTGCAAGATTATTCGTCGTAAAGGTAAACTTTACGTAATCAACAAGAAAAATCCTAAGTACAAGCAGCGTCAAGGTTAA
- the infA gene encoding translation initiation factor IF-1, translating into MAKQASIEQDGVIREALSNAMFRVELENGHEIIAHISGKMRMHYIKILPGDKVKLEMSPYDLSKGRITYRYK; encoded by the coding sequence ATGGCTAAACAAGCCTCGATTGAACAAGACGGTGTAATAAGAGAAGCATTATCAAATGCCATGTTCCGCGTTGAGCTGGAGAATGGTCACGAGATTATTGCTCATATCTCAGGTAAAATGAGGATGCACTACATTAAGATATTACCTGGGGACAAAGTAAAATTAGAGATGTCGCCTTACGATTTGTCAAAGGGCAGGATTACTTATAGATATAAATAA
- the map gene encoding type I methionyl aminopeptidase yields the protein MSKVYYKSPEEVELIRESSLLVSKTLAEVAKIIAPGVTTMQLNKLAETYIQDNGAIPAFLNYNGFPYSLCISPNEQVVHGFPGDYVIQEGDLISVDCGVIKNNFFGDSAYTFSIGEISPERQKLVDITQECLKRAIDKAIVGSRIGDVGFAVQSLAEENGFGVVRELVGHGVGVKLHEKPEVPNYGKRGTGMKLEEGMVIAIEPMINAGTANVKFWSDGWTVTSRDNSPSAHFEHTIAVKKGKADVLSTFSFIEEVLKEKR from the coding sequence ATGTCTAAGGTTTATTATAAGTCTCCCGAAGAAGTTGAGCTAATCAGGGAAAGCTCATTATTGGTGTCTAAGACGCTTGCAGAAGTCGCAAAGATCATTGCACCAGGGGTTACAACAATGCAGTTAAATAAACTCGCGGAGACTTATATACAAGATAACGGAGCAATCCCTGCATTTCTAAACTATAACGGATTTCCGTATTCACTTTGTATTTCTCCAAATGAGCAGGTTGTTCATGGATTTCCAGGTGATTATGTGATACAGGAAGGCGATTTAATTTCTGTCGATTGTGGTGTTATTAAAAACAACTTCTTTGGTGATTCGGCTTATACTTTCTCTATCGGAGAGATTAGCCCTGAGCGTCAGAAGCTGGTTGATATCACTCAGGAATGTTTAAAACGTGCCATTGATAAAGCTATTGTCGGATCCCGTATCGGTGATGTAGGGTTCGCGGTACAGTCTTTAGCAGAGGAGAACGGTTTTGGTGTGGTGAGAGAGCTTGTTGGTCATGGTGTTGGCGTTAAATTACATGAGAAGCCCGAAGTACCAAACTATGGTAAACGGGGCACAGGGATGAAATTAGAGGAAGGAATGGTAATTGCCATAGAGCCAATGATTAACGCCGGTACTGCTAATGTAAAGTTTTGGTCTGATGGATGGACTGTTACCAGTCGTGATAATTCACCGTCAGCACATTTTGAGCACACAATTGCTGTTAAAAAGGGCAAAGCAGACGTTTTATCGACCTTTTCATTTATTGAAGAAGTTTTAAAAGAAAAAAGGTAA
- the secY gene encoding preprotein translocase subunit SecY, which produces MKKLFTTLSNIWKIQELKERIVFTLVILLVYRFVSHVVLPGVDATALGDNQKSGILGLLDMFAGGSFSRVSVLALGVMPYISASIVVQLLGIAVPSFQKMQKEGESGRNKLNQITRYLTVAITAVQAVGYVKTQVPPEAILIDHTLFFVLATFVLSAGTLFVMWLGEKITDKGIGNGISLIIMVGIIARLPIALQQEISSRFVGDGGLIALVLEIVALFAVVMFTILIVQGVRKVPVQYAKRIVGNRQFGGVRQYIPLKVNAAGVMPIIFAQALMFIPTTVTQFFPKLQNTWLIQFSDPTSLAYSLTFAFLIIAFTFFYTAITVNPVQMSDDMKKNGGFIPGIKPGLATSSYIDDVISKITFPGSVFLAIIAILPSIAVKFGIKSEFAHFYGGTSLLILVGVVLDTLQQIESYLLMRHYDGLMKTGRVTGRTGVAAANTSSSNAVI; this is translated from the coding sequence ATGAAGAAGCTCTTTACTACTTTAAGTAATATTTGGAAAATTCAAGAATTAAAAGAGCGTATCGTATTTACGCTCGTAATTCTTTTGGTCTACAGGTTCGTTTCTCACGTGGTTTTACCAGGTGTGGATGCAACAGCTTTAGGCGATAATCAGAAATCTGGTATCCTTGGTCTGCTTGATATGTTTGCTGGAGGTTCATTCTCCCGCGTATCTGTTCTTGCTCTTGGGGTAATGCCTTACATTTCTGCATCAATTGTAGTTCAGTTATTAGGTATCGCTGTTCCTTCTTTCCAGAAAATGCAAAAAGAAGGAGAGAGTGGCAGAAATAAACTAAATCAGATTACCCGTTACTTAACTGTAGCTATTACAGCTGTTCAGGCTGTTGGTTATGTAAAGACTCAGGTCCCACCAGAAGCAATTCTGATTGACCACACTTTATTCTTTGTGCTTGCAACATTTGTTTTATCTGCCGGTACTTTGTTTGTGATGTGGTTAGGGGAGAAAATTACTGATAAAGGTATAGGAAATGGTATTTCACTAATCATTATGGTTGGTATTATCGCACGTCTTCCGATAGCTTTACAACAGGAGATCAGTTCAAGATTTGTTGGAGATGGTGGCTTAATCGCGCTTGTTCTGGAAATCGTTGCATTGTTTGCTGTGGTAATGTTTACTATCCTTATTGTTCAGGGTGTCCGTAAGGTTCCTGTTCAATATGCAAAACGTATTGTTGGTAACAGACAATTCGGTGGCGTAAGACAATATATTCCATTGAAAGTGAATGCTGCTGGTGTAATGCCAATCATCTTTGCTCAGGCATTGATGTTTATCCCAACCACAGTAACCCAGTTCTTTCCTAAATTGCAGAATACCTGGTTAATCCAGTTTAGTGATCCTACTTCACTGGCTTACAGCTTAACGTTTGCATTTTTAATCATTGCTTTCACATTCTTCTATACTGCGATTACTGTTAATCCGGTACAGATGTCTGATGATATGAAGAAAAATGGCGGTTTCATTCCTGGCATCAAACCAGGGCTGGCAACTTCATCTTATATTGATGATGTAATTTCTAAGATCACCTTTCCAGGTTCAGTATTCTTAGCTATTATCGCTATCCTTCCATCGATTGCAGTAAAATTCGGTATCAAATCTGAATTCGCGCATTTCTATGGTGGTACATCACTGCTGATCTTAGTGGGTGTTGTGCTGGATACTTTGCAGCAGATTGAAAGTTATTTATTAATGCGTCATTATGATGGATTAATGAAAACAGGAAGAGTAACAGGTCGTACAGGTGTAGCCGCTGCAAATACAAGCAGTAGCAATGCTGTAATTTAA
- the rplO gene encoding 50S ribosomal protein L15, translating to MNLSNLKPASGSTKNSKRIGRGTGSGRGGTSTRGHKGAGSRSGHKTKIGFEGGQMPLQRRVPKVGFKPINRVEYVGVNLDVLQGLAERFSLTTIDFATLQDHGLAHKNDLIKILGRGEVKSKIEVKAHAFSATAQKAIEAVGGSIEKL from the coding sequence ATGAACTTAAGTAATTTAAAACCTGCATCAGGTTCTACTAAAAATAGTAAAAGAATAGGTCGTGGTACTGGTTCTGGTCGTGGTGGTACTTCCACTCGTGGTCATAAAGGTGCTGGATCGCGTTCTGGTCACAAAACTAAAATCGGTTTTGAAGGTGGTCAAATGCCATTACAACGTCGTGTACCTAAGGTTGGTTTCAAACCAATTAACCGTGTTGAATATGTAGGCGTTAACTTAGACGTATTACAAGGTTTAGCAGAAAGATTCAGCTTAACGACTATTGATTTCGCTACTTTGCAGGATCATGGTTTAGCACACAAAAATGATCTGATCAAGATCTTGGGTCGTGGTGAAGTAAAATCTAAAATCGAAGTTAAAGCACATGCTTTTTCTGCAACTGCACAGAAAGCTATTGAAGCTGTTGGAGGCTCAATAGAAAAATTGTAA
- the rpmD gene encoding 50S ribosomal protein L30 → MAKIKITQVKSIIDRSERQKRTIQALGLRKINHSVEVEANAAIIGMIRKVNHLVAIESI, encoded by the coding sequence ATGGCTAAGATCAAAATAACCCAGGTAAAAAGTATCATTGACAGAAGCGAGCGTCAAAAAAGAACTATTCAGGCATTAGGTTTAAGAAAAATAAACCATTCTGTAGAAGTTGAGGCTAATGCTGCTATCATTGGAATGATAAGAAAAGTGAATCACTTAGTAGCTATCGAAAGTATATAA
- the rpsE gene encoding 30S ribosomal protein S5, whose product MSTINIKRVKTSEVELKDRLVSIQRVAKVTKGGRTFSFSAIVVVGDENGIVGYGLGKAKEVTEAIAKGIDDAKKNLVKVPLLNGTVPHEQIGKFSGGFVLIKPAAVGTGVIAGGAMRAVLESAGVHNVLAKSKGSSNPHNVVKATVDALTKMRDAYTIAQQRGVDLNKVFNG is encoded by the coding sequence ATGTCAACTATCAATATAAAAAGAGTTAAGACTAGCGAGGTCGAATTAAAAGACCGTTTAGTTAGTATACAACGTGTTGCCAAAGTAACCAAAGGTGGACGTACTTTCAGTTTCTCAGCTATCGTAGTTGTTGGAGATGAAAACGGAATCGTAGGTTATGGTTTAGGTAAAGCAAAAGAGGTAACTGAAGCAATTGCTAAAGGTATCGATGATGCTAAAAAGAACTTGGTAAAAGTTCCTTTGTTAAACGGTACTGTTCCTCACGAACAAATCGGTAAATTCTCAGGTGGTTTTGTATTAATCAAACCAGCTGCAGTAGGTACAGGTGTTATCGCGGGTGGTGCAATGCGTGCTGTTTTAGAGAGTGCTGGTGTACACAACGTATTAGCAAAATCAAAAGGTTCATCAAATCCTCACAACGTGGTAAAAGCAACAGTAGATGCTTTAACAAAAATGCGTGATGCTTATACCATCGCTCAGCAACGTGGTGTTGATTTAAACAAAGTTTTTAACGGATAA
- the rplR gene encoding 50S ribosomal protein L18, with product MIIMAGKKLSRRDRIKKGIRKRLTGSESRPRLSVYRSNKGIYAQIINDVTGSTIVSASSLSKDFSSNGNKSEQSVAVGKLVAEKAIAAGIKEVVFDRNGYLYHGRVKSLAEGAREAGLVF from the coding sequence ATAATCATCATGGCAGGGAAAAAATTATCTCGTAGAGATCGTATAAAAAAAGGAATCAGAAAAAGACTTACCGGTTCTGAAAGCCGTCCACGTTTATCAGTTTATAGAAGCAATAAAGGAATTTATGCTCAAATCATTAACGACGTAACTGGAAGCACAATCGTATCAGCATCATCATTATCTAAAGATTTTTCTAGTAATGGTAACAAATCAGAGCAATCTGTAGCTGTAGGTAAATTAGTAGCTGAAAAAGCAATCGCAGCTGGCATTAAAGAAGTTGTTTTCGATAGAAATGGCTATTTATACCATGGTCGCGTAAAATCGTTGGCAGAAGGTGCCCGTGAAGCTGGTTTAGTATTTTAA
- the rplF gene encoding 50S ribosomal protein L6, protein MSRIGKAPISVPAGVTITVDKDNLVTVKGPKGELTQAVDVDITVSQEDGVVTVTRPTEQKRHKALHGLYRSLLNNMVIGVTEGYKISQELVGVGYRATNTGNTLDLVLGFSHHYVFQLPEEIKVTTTSEKGQTPKIILESIDKQLIGQVAAKIRSLRAPEPYKGKGIKFVGEVLRRKAGKSASKK, encoded by the coding sequence ATGTCAAGAATAGGAAAAGCCCCAATTAGTGTACCTGCTGGAGTAACAATTACAGTTGATAAAGACAATTTAGTAACTGTAAAAGGCCCAAAAGGTGAATTAACACAAGCAGTTGATGTAGACATCACTGTTTCTCAGGAAGACGGTGTAGTTACTGTAACTCGCCCGACTGAACAAAAAAGACACAAAGCATTGCATGGTTTATACCGTTCATTGTTAAACAATATGGTTATTGGTGTAACAGAAGGTTACAAAATCTCTCAGGAATTAGTTGGTGTGGGTTACCGCGCAACTAACACAGGTAATACACTTGATCTTGTTTTAGGTTTCTCTCACCATTATGTATTCCAATTGCCGGAAGAGATTAAAGTTACTACGACTTCAGAAAAAGGTCAGACTCCTAAAATCATTTTAGAAAGTATTGACAAACAACTGATCGGTCAGGTAGCAGCGAAAATACGCTCGTTACGTGCACCAGAGCCATATAAAGGTAAAGGTATCAAGTTTGTAGGCGAAGTGTTAAGAAGAAAAGCAGGTAAATCAGCTTCTAAAAAATAA
- the rpsH gene encoding 30S ribosomal protein S8 yields the protein MNTDPIADYLTRVRNAIKANHRIVEIPASNLKKEITKVLFDKGYIANYKFEETTVQGTIKIALKYNPITKIPAIRTLMRISKPGLRQYAGVDNMPRVLNGLGIAILSTSKGVMTDKEAARLNIGGEVLCHVY from the coding sequence ATGAATACAGATCCAATAGCAGATTATCTTACAAGAGTAAGAAATGCCATTAAGGCAAATCACAGAATTGTAGAAATTCCTGCATCAAATCTTAAAAAGGAAATTACTAAAGTACTTTTTGACAAAGGTTACATTGCCAACTACAAGTTTGAGGAAACAACAGTTCAGGGAACGATTAAAATCGCTTTGAAATACAATCCTATAACTAAAATCCCTGCTATCCGCACATTGATGCGTATCAGCAAGCCAGGTTTAAGGCAGTATGCAGGCGTTGATAATATGCCGAGAGTATTGAACGGTTTAGGTATCGCTATCTTGTCTACTTCTAAAGGAGTGATGACAGATAAAGAAGCGGCCAGACTAAACATTGGTGGCGAAGTTTTGTGTCACGTTTATTAA
- the rpsN gene encoding 30S ribosomal protein S14: protein MAKEGVKAREIKRQRLVAKYADKRAELKAAGDFEGLDKLPKNSSPVRLHNRCKLTGRPRGYMRTFGISRVTFRDMALAGKIPGVTKASW, encoded by the coding sequence ATGGCAAAAGAAGGTGTAAAAGCTCGCGAAATTAAGCGCCAGAGATTGGTAGCTAAATATGCAGATAAACGTGCAGAATTAAAAGCTGCAGGTGATTTCGAAGGATTAGATAAGTTACCAAAAAACTCATCACCAGTACGTTTACACAACCGTTGTAAATTAACTGGCCGTCCACGTGGTTACATGCGTACTTTCGGTATATCAAGGGTTACATTCCGTGATATGGCATTAGCAGGAAAAATTCCTGGAGTTACCAAAGCAAGCTGGTAA
- the rplE gene encoding 50S ribosomal protein L5 translates to MTYIPRLKTKYKEEIVAALKEKFNYKSVMQVPKLEKIAVNQGVGRFSVTDKKIMDSSILEMSTITGQQAVGAKSKKDISNFKLRKGMPVGVRVTLRDNNMFEFLDRLISVALPRIRDFKGINDKGFDGKGNYTLGITEQIIFPEINIDKISKILGMDITFVTSATTDVEALELLKQFGLPFKNQTLNTDQ, encoded by the coding sequence ATGACTTACATACCAAGATTAAAGACTAAATACAAAGAGGAAATTGTAGCTGCTCTTAAAGAGAAGTTCAATTACAAAAGCGTAATGCAAGTTCCTAAGTTAGAGAAAATAGCTGTCAACCAGGGTGTTGGTCGTTTCTCTGTAACTGACAAAAAGATTATGGACAGTTCTATTTTAGAAATGAGCACAATCACAGGTCAGCAAGCAGTTGGAGCGAAATCTAAAAAAGATATCTCAAACTTTAAATTACGTAAAGGTATGCCAGTAGGTGTACGTGTAACTTTACGTGACAATAACATGTTTGAGTTTTTAGATCGTTTAATTTCCGTAGCTTTACCGCGTATCCGTGATTTCAAAGGTATCAATGATAAAGGATTTGATGGAAAAGGTAATTACACATTAGGTATTACTGAACAAATCATCTTCCCTGAGATCAACATCGACAAAATCTCTAAGATTTTAGGTATGGATATTACCTTTGTAACTTCAGCAACAACTGATGTTGAAGCATTGGAACTTTTAAAGCAATTTGGATTACCGTTTAAAAACCAAACCCTTAATACAGATCAATAA
- the rplX gene encoding 50S ribosomal protein L24 gives MKNKVTVQPKIKIRKGDLVKVIAGDSRGQEGKVLSVLITKSRILIEGVNLVSKHTKPNAANPNGGIIKKEAALHISNVALIDPKSGKTTRVGRKLNADGKLVRVSKKSGEEIK, from the coding sequence ATGAAAAATAAAGTAACTGTTCAACCAAAAATTAAAATCCGTAAAGGAGATTTAGTAAAGGTTATCGCTGGTGATTCAAGAGGCCAGGAAGGTAAAGTGCTTTCAGTATTAATTACTAAAAGCAGGATACTGATAGAAGGTGTTAACCTTGTGTCTAAACATACAAAACCGAATGCTGCTAATCCTAACGGAGGTATCATTAAAAAAGAGGCTGCTCTTCATATTTCTAACGTTGCGTTAATTGATCCTAAATCAGGAAAAACTACGCGTGTTGGCAGAAAGCTTAATGCTGATGGGAAATTAGTTAGGGTATCTAAAAAATCAGGAGAGGAGATCAAATAA
- the rplN gene encoding 50S ribosomal protein L14: protein MVQQESRLNVADNSGAKQVLVIRVLGGTGKRYASIGDKIVVTVKSALPSGNIKKGTVSKAVVVRTKKEIRRKDGSYIRFDDNAAVLLNAQDEPRGTRIFGPVARELREKQFMKIVSLAPEVL, encoded by the coding sequence ATGGTACAACAGGAATCAAGATTAAACGTAGCCGACAATAGCGGCGCAAAACAAGTATTGGTTATCCGTGTACTTGGTGGAACCGGAAAGAGATACGCTTCTATTGGTGACAAAATCGTTGTTACCGTTAAAAGTGCATTGCCTTCAGGTAACATTAAAAAAGGAACCGTTTCTAAAGCAGTTGTTGTAAGAACAAAGAAAGAGATCAGACGTAAAGATGGTTCTTACATCCGTTTCGACGATAATGCAGCAGTCTTATTAAATGCACAAGATGAGCCGCGTGGAACACGTATTTTTGGCCCGGTAGCGAGAGAACTGCGTGAGAAACAATTCATGAAGATTGTATCATTAGCACCGGAGGTATTATAA
- the rpsQ gene encoding 30S ribosomal protein S17, whose protein sequence is MERQLRKTRTGLVVSNKMDKSVVVAVERKVKHPIYGKFVKKTTKFMAHDEKNDCGIGDTVLIMETRPLSKNKNWRLVEILERAK, encoded by the coding sequence ATGGAAAGACAATTAAGAAAAACAAGAACCGGGTTGGTGGTAAGCAACAAAATGGATAAATCTGTTGTTGTAGCGGTAGAACGTAAAGTGAAACACCCGATCTATGGTAAGTTTGTTAAGAAAACTACCAAATTTATGGCTCATGACGAGAAAAACGATTGTGGTATTGGTGATACAGTACTTATCATGGAGACTCGTCCGCTGAGTAAAAACAAGAACTGGAGATTAGTGGAAATTTTAGAGAGGGCTAAATAA
- the rpmC gene encoding 50S ribosomal protein L29, with the protein MKNSEITGLSKEELVVRIAEEKENLVKLKFAHTISAIENPTRITKVRKDIARLNTEMTKRNAESASETK; encoded by the coding sequence ATGAAGAACTCAGAAATCACAGGGCTTTCAAAAGAAGAACTAGTAGTCAGGATTGCAGAAGAAAAAGAAAACTTAGTTAAGTTAAAATTTGCACATACAATTTCGGCTATAGAGAATCCTACCCGTATCACTAAGGTAAGAAAAGACATCGCCCGATTAAATACTGAAATGACTAAGCGTAATGCTGAGTCAGCTAGTGAAACTAAATAA
- the rplP gene encoding 50S ribosomal protein L16: MLQPKRTKFRKMQKGRMKGLATRGAELSFGSFGIKSLEATWITSRQIEAARIAVTRFMKREGQVWIRIFPDKPVTKKPAEVRMGKGKGAPEYWVAVVRPGRIIFEAEGVSLEVAKEAMRLAAQKLPIQTKFVVRRDYVEA, translated from the coding sequence ATGTTACAGCCAAAAAGAACGAAGTTCAGAAAGATGCAAAAGGGCAGAATGAAGGGTTTAGCTACACGTGGAGCTGAATTATCATTCGGGTCTTTCGGGATTAAATCTTTAGAGGCGACCTGGATTACAAGTCGTCAGATAGAGGCAGCCCGTATTGCGGTAACTCGTTTCATGAAACGTGAAGGCCAAGTGTGGATTAGAATTTTCCCGGACAAACCGGTTACTAAGAAACCAGCTGAAGTACGTATGGGTAAAGGTAAAGGTGCTCCAGAGTACTGGGTAGCTGTTGTTAGACCAGGACGCATCATTTTTGAAGCTGAAGGTGTATCGTTAGAAGTTGCTAAAGAAGCAATGAGATTAGCTGCTCAAAAATTACCTATCCAAACCAAGTTTGTAGTACGTAGAGATTACGTAGAAGCATAA